A stretch of DNA from Acanthochromis polyacanthus isolate Apoly-LR-REF ecotype Palm Island chromosome 21, KAUST_Apoly_ChrSc, whole genome shotgun sequence:
aagagaTCTCTTGCGGTGATAAATGTCGCAATTTGGTGTTTACAATTGTTAGTGACACATGCACTTTTGTTGTATTGTTGGGATGTCAGTCTATGGTCTGTGGGCAGTAGGCACAGTGCGATGTTGTGGTAAGGGGTCTCCAAACTATCCccttctcttttctcctctgctccctctctcattctttctttctcagCACGATATAAATGAGGCcactgatgagacaaagaggGAAAGCCACCCAGGCCAGCACGTAGGCGTAGCCGAACTGTGTGATGGATGCATCGTCCGGACTCATCACGGTGTAGATGATCGCCCCACACATCACGAACACACCTAGAATACACACGGAGAGACGTGAGGAGTGAGAGTGTGAAGGAATCTGGCTCGTGGATGATCTCACGGCTCCACCCGCTTTCTACACGGGGTGTGACCCGTCAAGAGAGTGATGAAGTCATACTCACTGGCCAAGATCTGGAAGATTGCGGTGAAGAAGAAGCGTCCGCCCTTGACCAGTCTGAACAACTGGTAGAGGAACGCGATGAgggagaagaagcagaagagcAAGGACAGGATCATGAGGGCTTGCACTGCCTGGATCCAGTCTAAAAAGACAGATGGAGAGCATGAATTTAAACTCAATCATTATGCTGCCATGCCAAAgaacatcagtttgtttttctggagTGCAGACAAACCTTCACTGCTGGCTGGCTTGCAGTGGTACCCTCCATTATTTGTCATGCAATTGTACCACAGATCTGTGCTCTTTTGCCCACCTACAGACCAGGCCTggtaaacacaacaacagcaaccaTTTAAACACACTGCAGCATCCACAGTACAACACATGGCTTTGATGGCGCAATCCAACGACAGCAGTTCAAATCATTCAGTTAAGAACCTGGAATCAGCCCCACCTTTTTCACATCAAGCGTTTTTCACAAAGTTAAATATGGACTGGAAGAAGAATGTCACAACTTACACTGACTGCTGTTGACACAAATAGAAGGATGAGAATGATTAAGTGCAAGATAAGCACTCCAAGCAGgatgaacagcatttttttcaagtaGATCTAGAGGGACacacaaggaaaacaaaaataaacagaagtcAGTTCAGATAAATTTACCATCAAACCGAATTCTCTCCAAGCGTGCAGCTAATCTCCGCACCAGATGGCGCTATTTCCTCACTTCTGCACCAACCGCAATGTTTACCTCAATGTGAGTGTCCCCTTACATTCAAACATGAAACGAAAGAAGGACGGAACTCTTAATTTTTTCCCGACGGAGCTCA
This window harbors:
- the LOC110953919 gene encoding peripheral myelin protein 22-like; its protein translation is MLFILLGVLILHLIILILLFVSTAVSAWSVGGQKSTDLWYNCMTNNGGYHCKPASSEDWIQAVQALMILSLLFCFFSLIAFLYQLFRLVKGGRFFFTAIFQILASVFVMCGAIIYTVMSPDDASITQFGYAYVLAWVAFPLCLISGLIYIVLRKKE